The Arachis ipaensis cultivar K30076 chromosome B10, Araip1.1, whole genome shotgun sequence DNA window AAACCTAGTACTTTATGCTTATGGGCAACCATTGTATAATGGGAGGAAGAAATACTTACATTTTGATTCATGTGAGTCACCTGTTGAGTGGAAATGCTGTTGTTGCTTTCAGAATGATCAGCTTGGGTGCCCTCTATGTCACGGTGAGAATCCATGCTTCTGTTGCTGTCAACATTGGAGGAAATAACATCAACTTGATGCTTAAAGTTCCTCTTTTGACACCGGATCTTGCTGAAGCCTTCATTTCTTTGCTGCAAGGTACAAACTTTTTGCTTAGGGGTGGAACTTAGGGACAATGACTCTGATGATTGCTTGTGTTGTCTTCTTTTACTTTTGGACTCTGATGATTGGTTTGTAGGTGAACGCTTCTCAAAACCAAACTTATTTTGTACTCTTGGGCTTCTAGTCTCTGCTGTATGGCTGGAGTTATTGGTGTCCTCTCCATTGATGACCTGAGGGACTTTTGAGGCTTGCATTAATTTTGAAGTTTTCTTCATATTACTCTTATCTGCAGAATGGAAGCGTTGACTAAAAGGATTTGTTGGACCGGTTCCTTTTGCGGTTTGACTTTCAATATTGTCAAGCAATCTTCCATCTTTGGGATCATTGGTAGAAAACTTGATGCGGCCTGATTTGCCATTAGTCATTTCTTTGGTAGCGACATTGGATTTCCTTGAGATTTGTGCTGGCTTCATGATGATAATTGGAAACTTTCTACCCCGGGGTGAACTTGAAATATCATCAGTGACAAATGTTGGGTTGGTCTGTTGTCTTGGGGTCTGTAATTCCGAGCTTTCACTCAGAACTCTGTCAGAAGGGTAATTTGTTTCCTGGTCTCTTGTAATATCTAGTGAATCTTTGTATCTCTGCATTGCTTCCAGAATCTGCTTAAGGGCTCTGAGATCCTTTCCTGAATTTTTAAACTGAAGATCTGCAATCCTTTTCTCAATTTCACCATATACAGAGTGGGAGGGTTTTGAAGCTGTTGTCAAAGTCTCACTTCCCTTGGAAACTTGTAAATCAGGATCTTGGCTTGCATCAGGTTGCCTCCATGGGATTGGTTCAAGTGAAAATCGTGAATCTGGTGTCGCATTTCTGATTAAGGCATTGTCCCTTCTAAAAGTCCCCAAGCACTGGTTTCTTGTTATGGGGGAAATTGGACTTTGGTGTTGGTTATATCCATCACTCATGCAAGACATCTGCGAAGAAGTATCGCAAGCTTGTGTGCAATCTGGGAGTTCTTCCAGTCCCATTAACTTTGCTACAACACTCGATGCTCTCTTAGGAGTTTCCGGTTCTTGCTGCTGCTGCCTAAGCATTGTGCTCGAACTCTCATATCCTCTCTCTGCACCCTTCATGAGATTTTGAGATCTTGTTGCTTCGCTATAACTCTTGTTGGATCCTTCTCTGCTGTCCAAGGAAAGCCTTGGAATTTCCTTGTGCTTTAATAATTGTTGCATTTCCCTCTNNNNNNNNNNNNNNNNNNNNNNNNNNNNNNNNNNNNNNNNNNNNNNNNNNNCCATGGCCTTCCCCAAGACTTAGCAAGATTATGGACGGGTTCATTGGTGACAATGCCTCTGCTATTGACAGATTTAGGCAACTGCAAAGGCCGGGGAGAGTCGATGTGTTTCAAGATACGGCCCTTCTTTTCCTCTTTAGCTGCAGTTTTGACTGATAACCCTCGTGGCTCTCTCTGCATTGAGTCTTTGACAATATCGTGGAAATCCAGGGACTGATGAACTGGGGTGTCGGGTTGCTTTACTGCTTCTGGATTGGAGTTTTCTTGGATCTTGATTTGGCTGAGAATTGTTCTGTTGAACTCTAAGGATGACATGCTAGATGAGCAAGAGGATGATGAGTTGGAAGTTCCCGATGATTCTGTGGAGAATTGTTGATTCTCTCTTGCAACCTTCACATTATTGTTAGCCTGCAATTACATTCAAATATTTAATTGTTTCTGAAATTTTTCTCTGATCACTATTGAAATTTCTGGTATCTACTCACCATTGCATTTAGCATCTTATTATTCAGCTCTTTGGCTTCATTTCTTGTTTCACCTGAGAAAGGGAAGGAAATTTTAGTAGGAAGtatattttgcatatatatattaaaaagggTCTGAAGAAAGGTTTGCCATTCATGATATAGTCCATAGAAAAGCAAAAGATATCCATAAATATAACTGTATACGAATTTAAGTTGAGAATATTAGAATAAACAGGGAGCACTTTTATTTATCACAGAAATATGGGTGTCTATTGCTCAGAAGCTTTAAAATATTTGTGAAAATCCCAAATCTTATATCTgatatattattgttattatttgtaGAATCATGTATCACTTGGGAATGTATAAATTCTTCTAGGCTTTATAAGAACTTCAAGTACTCAACACTTATAGGCAAACAAATCAGTGAAAACTCAGAAACAGgagaaacttttttttttttaaaataacaccGGTGAAGGGTGTTATTCTAAAATTCAGCAACTTTCAAAAATACTTTTTCTAATATCTGAACATTCTATTTCAGGCCACGAAACAGGTATGAACGTCCAAGAAAATTTCCAAGAGACTTTCTCTAACCAAATATAATTTTTAAGGTAACTTTCCGAAGAAAGATAAAAAGCAGAGTTGCTTCAATTTCAAAATAGATAATAATATTACCTCTCTCATGCATACagccaaataaataaataagattaaaattaaaaaaaaaagcgccTAGACAAAGNNNNNNNNNNNNNNNNNNNNNNNNNNNNNNNNNNNNNNNNNNNNNNNNNNNNNNNNNNNNNNNNNNNNNNNNNNNNNNNNNNNNNNNGACAGGAAATGATAAAACTATGTGAAAGTAAATAATATTactgatatatatatatgagatttAATTGGGTGTGACCATTACTCACTACTCTCGGAAGTTAGCTATTTTAAACTtaataatcaataattaattataacaTGTCAATGTCAATGTTAATATTAGTGTTTAATTCTAATTTTCAGcactaatcaaaataattataaaattatccaCACATCAATGTTCTAAAACACAAGTATATGAAACTAAATGAACACTTATCAGtcacccaaaaaaaaattaacacttATCAGAAATCAAAATTCATACGTAAcagaaggaataaaagaaaatacGTCAGTTTCAGAAAATGTATGTACCAGGTGGAGTAGTATTATTATAGTTGTTGTTTGTAAGGAACCAGTGACGATGATCAAAGAGCTGAAAGAATCCACTGATGCACCCCATCTGCTTCTTCAAATCTGGATTCTCTTCCTTCATTGATGTAAAAACCTTCTTACTAGACATTCCTGTATTTCAAAACCTTATAAGTTGACTAACTAAATACCATTATTATACAATACCATGTCCCTGTTTGGTACttctatgaatattgtgaaggaaGAGTTTGAAATAAATGTGTGAAGGTGAATAAGAAAAGGCTTAGGAATATAACAATACAGGGCATTGACTAATGACTATAGAATGAACTTGCATAATGAAAATGgatgaggatatatatatatatatagttgagtTTAATTTATTGAGGTACATGGTTACATGTGTATGCATGTGAACAGAAGAGAATGTCCATGGAATCATCAAATAATAGATATTAGATAAGAATGAGACATTACACAGAAAATTAAACTACATAAATTAGATGTTGGGTTTTCACATAACAGCCGTGAGAAACTATATAAGAATATATATGTAACTTTGTGCAACATGCATAAGGAACAAAAAGAAGCAGTGAAAACCAAGTAATCCCCCAAAGTGCAATTGTTATAGTGCCACAAAATGTACAgaaattttggtttttttttttctttttctttttctttttctgtgtaACAGAAACAGATACAGGATTGTATTATATAATTTCTATAATAGGAATATATAAGGAGCCTTAGTGACAAGATTTTGGATTTGGATtctttaaagtttgaatttcactttagaagtgtgatctctcaccattgattttataggtgggaccaataataaatatgaaagagaaactattcatgGGTAGAAGATtatactttactctctaaagtgaaattcaaactttagaggatgcaaatttcaaaattttaattacatTAAGCAAGAAATGGGAAAAATAGGCACTTCTTGAAAAATTATAGATTATTAGAAGTAATAAATAAACTagtaagttttaaatttttttcattttttttttacaattttgttaaaaaagtggtaatttgattaataagttttttcttaaatttttatcattaatataaaatataattaaaatacttaatttACTAGAAAGTATTTAAAGATGAGCCATATATAAGTTTTGGATAAAAAAATAGTCaacctaattaattatttaattactaaaaaatataacCTTTCTTATTTAATAAGAGACTAGCAATGTGTGGATCAATTTAACTGTAGATGATAATAAAAATAGATAGTAATAAATTGGTCAACATACATTTTGGTTCACACTTTCACTATTGATAAATAATTTTCATGTTCAAAGTTTTTATTTCGGTAAAGATAATTCGTTtaatttcttgaaaaaaaaattatattacattttgttcttttagttattaatttatatatatactcAATAATTTAGNNNNNNNNNNNNNNNNNNNNNNNNNNNNNNNNNNNNNNNNNNNNNNNNNNNNNNNNNNNNNNNNNNNNNNNNNNNNNNNNNNNNNNNNNNNNNNNNTAGaataaaagcaagaaagaaagaaatattataatagagaaagaaagaaaataattatGGAACATCTTTTATAATGATAATAATTTCCAATCATgtaaatttttaaaaacaaagAATTATTTTCAAACAAATATAATAATGATTAATTAATGAGTAAAACAAACTTTTCTAAAATATGACTCAGATCTGCTAGGTTCATTTCCTAGCAATTCTATTTAGACAAAACAACGTGGGTGGGTCTCTGCCTTCGCAGCCTTGGACCTCTCTAAATTCTAAAGCATCATGTGGAGCTTGTCagacgaaaaaaataaaaataagttgaGTGGACTttgtatcaaaataaataaataaataaaagaaacaaaatgaaaaaaatgtttgGGAAAATCGAAATTCAAGTCatgagtaacaacttgaaaaactTAACTTGATTAAATGATTAAATGATTAGTTTGCttgtgcatttttttttttttaccaaagatatgacaCTCGAACtcgcaacttcttaattgagtatggagagactatgcttGTGCATTTAAATAgtgttaaaatttcaattttattttaggtATATATACAACAATTTATTAGTTAATagcaaattttaaataaaattttaatttgtgaCAGATTAATATTTAGAGAAAATTTCACTCTCCTCTCTTGTGAGATGTTAAAATGACATTCTCCtctcctctattttataaatgtacattatTCTcctttctaacttttaaaaaacctcctctttaattcattttaaactttttgtgttaactaatattaactttatctattttttaagaaaaaatatctaataacaaaaattttattttttatcattaaattttgcttaccaaaatacttttttaataaattatttttttattgattaaattgtatttttaaaaaatttaataattatattatagaaaggaagaaaatgtatatttataaaatagaagaaaaaggaGTGTCATTTTAATATTTCGCAAGAGAGATGAGTGTAATTTTCTCTAATATTTATTATCCCGATGGATTAAAAGATGCcgtaaaagagaagaaaaaatcaTCAGCAGAATAAAATCGAATTAACTAATGTAAGCCTAAACTTGAGTTTATGAAGTTTTGAGGTTATATCCCTTCATAAATTCAATAACACTACACATGCAATATGTCGAAATTTactattatttaaattataataatcatgATTCTTGGCGTTATACCATTCTAAAATCATGCTGTCTAATCGCAACAACAAACTTATCCATAACGAGAGCAAGAATCACATAGCCAAACTCATGCAATATCTCGCACCTCACaataattttagttatttttcctAATAATATTAGCTTTTGCTTCCAAAATTGATATTTCATTGTAATTGAATAATGTTAATGGAACAAGTaaattttataattgaatttaatgatttaatttaattaaaattttatattattttattaacatAATTATACAAGTAGCAAAATTTTATTGGTTTTTCATTAAGGTGATATCGTATATCTAAAGTGATACTGATTTTATTTCATCAATCAACTCTAAtgcagattttaattttaaatcaattcATTTTTTAAAAACAATTCAACTAGGTATATCAACAATGATACTCTAAAAACACTCTATTAAAAATGCTctaaatatatgattttttttttttttgaaaaaaagcaGCAAGGAGAATCAATTGGCAAAATATTTATTGAACTTAAATGTGTTTTGATTTTAGTAAGCTATCAATTATCATATATGAATTTACCTCATTTTATTTAAATAGAAATATATTTAAATAGTCATTCTTTTTAAGGAAAaaacatatattttttaaattagttacaCTATGACCACACTATTATAAGTAATTTAGAGatgtcaaataataaaaaaaaatttatctaatgatataataaactaaaaaaatttaatagaaCCATCAATACAAAAAACTAACTATTATAATGGAAGAGGTCAATACTTCATAAAAAAATTTCAGGTGTTAATTTTCGATGAGAGATTTTTTTTTCTAAGTATTGAAACCACAACTCATAGTATAGAGACATTAGTACATGTCGCTAAACCGCTAATCTTTTATAATTAGGTATTCTcgattctgattcttctcttgcAAAAGATATCAAGAAGGAGATATTATTGGACAACAATTTTATTATTCTTTGTTCAACTCCAGTCTAATCAAAACCGTGGAAAAGCATCCGACAAAAACACTGAACCTCCATCTAACTATACATCATAGTCAGAATTCACCTCAAACCCAAAGAAGAAGCGATTAATAATTGAGTTCAATGTACTTTAGATAAATGAATGTACCTCTTGACTATACGCATGGTTTTGGGTTAAGGGTGGTCCAATAATGTGGAGACACTAGCTAGGGTAGACTACCCATAATTATATCAGAAATGTCAAGCCaactaaactttttttttttctaaactaaattaaatttaTGTACGCATGTTTATATTTTCATTtcacgttttttttttcttctttttcaccactttcattatcatcatcatcgtgattatcatcatcatcaccttCATGATCTTTTActatcttttttttctcttccatcattatta harbors:
- the LOC107623626 gene encoding protein LONGIFOLIA 1-like, with translation MEREMQQLLKHKEIPRLSLDSREGSNKSYSEATRSQNLMKGAERGYESSSTMLRQQQQEPETPKRASSVVAKLMGLEELPDCTQACDTSSQMSCMSDGYNQHQSPISPITRNQCLGTFRRDNALIRNATPDSRFSLEPIPWRQPDASQDPDLQVSKGSETLTTASKPSHSVYGEIEKRIADLQFKNSGKDLRALKQILEAMQRYKDSLDITRDQETNYPSDRVLSESSELQTPRQQTNPTFVTDDISSSPRGRKFPIIIMKPAQISRKSNVATKEMTNGKSGRIKFSTNDPKDGRLLDNIESQTAKGTGPTNPFSQRFHSADKSNMKKTSKLMQASKVPQVINGEDTNNSSHTAETRSPRVQNKFGFEKRSPTNQSSESKSKRRQHKQSSESLSLSSTPKQKVCTLQQRNEGFSKIRCQKRNFKHQVDVISSNVDSNRSMDSHRDIEGTQADHSESNNSISTQQVTHMNQNNATKELSKESAMAMITVTSEQQSPVSVLDLRFYSEDPPSPIKKKTETSKDLDEALATPDNIGHALDLPLSFNNTEANFSNGTSDDDLQTQNLDKVLWENDDNSEKFTNCRERKDSDRKYIAEILLASGLLSSPSLIQAVHSPGHLINPKLFFALELLKTNKLQFNMKHNAGKILRINNLEEMQRKLIFDVVNEILVQKLILESPSTLWCLPNQPAVVDRKLNGRQLLDELCTEIDNLQPKNTNFELVDEVAESTSHLWGDLMHQPTISTECNTEIPNVVLDIERLIFKDLITEVVRGEVANYPGRHCRQLLFPK